In the genome of Streptomyces pactum, one region contains:
- a CDS encoding glutamate ABC transporter substrate-binding protein gives MTRTRRFLAALAVALLAVACGKEGSPPVKGPRIDKLPVYTVATGFRLPDSATWRRAHARGHFVVGVKEDQPYLGERDPATGRYSGFDIEIARMMSASLGFAPDTIRFRTVASANRETALQNGQIDYYVGTYTINALRKRQVGFAGPYYLAGQSLLVRDDEDDIKGPRDLDGKKVCSAAGSTPLRRIESDYPEAEPVAYDTYSICVDNLLTLQVDAVTTDDTILLGYAAKAPDELKVVGRPFSEEPYGIGVPRGDNALRFALDDALAAHEKNGDWKRAFEATLGLSGAPAPEPPPIDRYPAG, from the coding sequence GTGACACGCACCCGCCGCTTCCTGGCCGCCCTCGCGGTGGCCCTCCTCGCCGTCGCCTGCGGCAAGGAGGGCAGCCCGCCGGTCAAGGGCCCGCGGATCGACAAGCTGCCCGTCTACACCGTGGCCACCGGGTTCCGGCTGCCGGACTCCGCCACCTGGCGCCGGGCCCACGCCCGCGGTCACTTCGTCGTCGGCGTCAAGGAGGACCAGCCCTACCTCGGCGAACGGGACCCGGCCACCGGCCGCTACTCCGGCTTCGACATCGAGATCGCCAGGATGATGTCCGCCTCGCTCGGCTTCGCCCCGGACACCATCCGCTTCCGCACGGTGGCCTCCGCCAACCGCGAGACCGCGCTGCAGAACGGCCAGATCGACTACTACGTGGGCACCTACACCATCAACGCGCTGCGCAAACGCCAGGTCGGCTTCGCCGGACCGTACTACCTGGCGGGCCAGTCGCTGCTGGTGCGCGACGACGAGGACGACATCAAGGGGCCACGCGACCTGGACGGCAAGAAGGTCTGCTCGGCGGCAGGCTCCACCCCGCTGCGCCGCATCGAGTCCGACTACCCCGAGGCCGAACCGGTGGCGTACGACACCTACTCCATCTGCGTGGACAACCTCCTCACCCTCCAGGTGGACGCCGTCACCACCGACGACACCATCCTGCTGGGCTACGCCGCCAAGGCCCCCGACGAACTGAAGGTCGTCGGCAGGCCCTTCTCCGAGGAGCCCTACGGCATCGGCGTCCCCCGCGGCGACAACGCCCTGCGGTTCGCCCTCGACGACGCCCTGGCGGCCCACGAGAAGAACGGCGACTGGAAACGGGCCTTCGAGGCCACCCTCGGCCTGTCCGGGGCCCCCGCCCCCGAGCCGCCGCCCATCGACCGCTACCCGGCCGGCTGA
- a CDS encoding amino acid ABC transporter permease, whose translation MTGTALYDLPGPRTRRRHRLYGVAATAVLLALLAWIVHRLVDTGQFEADKWRPFQYEGIQRLLLEGLGNTLKAFAIAAVLSLALGAVLAAGRLSDFAVVRWAATLVVEFFRAMPVLVMIFFVFVALEVEPLPALVTGLTLYNGSVLAEVFRAGVNAVERGQREAAYSLGLRKTQVMTYVLVPQGVRAMLPAVISQLVVALKDTSLGFLITYEEFLHAGKLIASNLDYDLPFIPVVLVISPVYIGMCMLLSWFANWVARRQRRSVKTEAARVAPPEPGTLLPGDRPH comes from the coding sequence ATGACCGGCACCGCGCTCTACGACCTCCCCGGCCCCCGGACCCGGCGGCGCCACCGGCTCTACGGCGTGGCGGCGACGGCGGTGCTCCTCGCCCTGCTCGCCTGGATCGTCCACCGCCTGGTGGACACCGGCCAGTTCGAGGCGGACAAGTGGCGGCCCTTCCAGTACGAGGGCATCCAGCGGCTGCTGCTGGAAGGGCTCGGCAACACCCTCAAGGCCTTCGCCATCGCCGCCGTGCTGTCGCTGGCGCTGGGCGCGGTGCTGGCCGCCGGCCGGCTGTCGGACTTCGCGGTGGTGCGCTGGGCCGCGACGCTGGTGGTGGAGTTCTTCCGGGCCATGCCGGTACTGGTGATGATCTTCTTCGTCTTCGTGGCGCTGGAGGTCGAACCGCTGCCCGCCCTGGTCACCGGCCTGACCCTCTACAACGGCTCGGTCCTCGCCGAGGTGTTCCGGGCCGGCGTCAACGCGGTGGAGCGCGGACAGCGGGAGGCGGCGTACTCGCTGGGCTTGCGGAAGACCCAGGTGATGACGTACGTCCTGGTCCCGCAGGGGGTGCGGGCCATGCTGCCGGCCGTCATCAGCCAGCTGGTGGTGGCGCTGAAGGACACCTCGCTGGGCTTCCTCATCACCTACGAGGAGTTCCTGCACGCCGGCAAGCTGATCGCCAGCAACCTCGACTACGACCTGCCGTTCATCCCGGTCGTCCTGGTCATCTCACCCGTCTACATCGGGATGTGCATGCTGCTGTCCTGGTTCGCCAACTGGGTGGCCCGCCGGCAGCGCCGGAGCGTGAAGACCGAGGCGGCTCGGGTGGCCCCGCCCGAGCCGGGCACCCTGCTGCCGGGCGACCGGCCGCACTGA
- a CDS encoding amino acid ABC transporter permease yields MDVLTENWSLYGEGLLGTVELTVYASLLALALGVLMAAFRVAPVASLRFIGAAWVTVLRNTPLTLLFFAVLLGMPRFGVQLSFTAFAVLALGCYTSAFICEAVRSGINTVPVGQGEAARSLGMTFEQTLGSIVLPQAFRSVIPPIGSTLIALAKNSAIAGAFSVTELLGTYRSLNELGYSIIWSFIWIAVGYLIVTLTISALFHLLEKHWGVAR; encoded by the coding sequence ATGGACGTACTCACCGAGAACTGGTCGCTGTACGGCGAGGGACTGCTGGGCACCGTGGAACTCACCGTCTACGCCTCGCTGCTCGCGCTGGCCCTGGGCGTGCTGATGGCCGCCTTCCGGGTCGCCCCGGTCGCCTCGCTGCGGTTCATCGGCGCCGCCTGGGTCACCGTGCTCCGCAACACCCCGTTGACCCTGCTGTTCTTCGCGGTACTGCTGGGCATGCCCCGGTTCGGTGTCCAGTTGTCGTTCACCGCCTTCGCGGTGCTCGCCCTGGGCTGCTACACCTCGGCGTTCATCTGCGAGGCGGTGCGCTCGGGCATCAACACCGTGCCGGTCGGGCAGGGCGAGGCGGCCCGCAGCCTGGGCATGACCTTCGAGCAGACCCTGGGCTCGATCGTGCTCCCGCAGGCGTTCCGCTCCGTCATCCCGCCCATCGGCTCGACGCTGATCGCGCTCGCCAAGAACTCGGCCATCGCCGGCGCGTTCAGCGTCACCGAACTGCTGGGCACCTACCGGTCCCTCAACGAACTGGGGTACAGCATCATCTGGTCCTTCATCTGGATCGCCGTCGGCTACCTGATCGTCACCCTCACCATCAGCGCCCTCTTCCACCTCCTGGAGAAGCACTGGGGAGTCGCCCGATGA
- the ggt gene encoding gamma-glutamyltransferase, with protein sequence MRLAVRASAPTTSPAARRRLSVLAAAALVAAALGAAPATAGDTGTAAPTATPPAKSPVATGYGGAVASVDPDASAAGIEVLRRGGNAVDAAVATAAALGVTEPYSAGIGGGGFFVLYNAEQRKVFTIDGRETAPLSADVKLLLGEDGKPIPFAEAVTSGLGVGTPGTPATWQEALDRWGSRSLAQVLEPAERLARDGFTVDATFRQQTADNRDRFADFPASAELFLPGGELPEVGSTLRNPDLARTYALLGERGTRAFYQGALARDIVRTVQRPPVRPGASRVVRPGDLTLRDLRGYRTKHQAPTRTGYRGLDVYGMAPSSSGGTTVAEALNILERGDLSRLDESTFLHRYIEASRISFADRGRWVGDPAFEDVPTRGLLSQRFADSRACLIKDDAVLTSPLPPGDPTRPSGGDCTVRGTATPTPYEGENTTHLTVADKWGNVVAYTLTIEQTGGSGITVPGRGFLLNNELTDFSFAPADPAVHDPNLPGPGKRPRSSMSPTIVLDHGRPVLALGSPGGSTIITTVLQTLVNHLDRGMPLVDAIAAPRASQRNSATTELEPGLWNSPVRARLEALGHTFRQNPEIGAATGVQRLPDGRWLAAAETVRRGGGSAMVVRPSGGTG encoded by the coding sequence ATGCGGCTCGCCGTCCGAGCAAGCGCACCCACCACGTCCCCGGCCGCCCGGCGCCGGCTGTCCGTCCTGGCCGCGGCGGCCCTGGTCGCCGCCGCGCTCGGCGCCGCGCCGGCCACCGCCGGCGACACCGGCACCGCGGCCCCCACCGCCACCCCGCCCGCCAAGTCACCGGTGGCCACCGGCTACGGCGGGGCCGTCGCCAGCGTGGACCCGGACGCCTCGGCGGCCGGGATCGAGGTGCTGCGCCGCGGCGGCAACGCGGTGGACGCCGCCGTGGCCACCGCCGCCGCGCTCGGCGTCACCGAGCCGTACTCGGCGGGCATCGGCGGCGGCGGGTTCTTCGTCCTCTACAACGCCGAGCAGCGCAAGGTGTTCACCATCGACGGCCGGGAGACCGCGCCGCTGAGCGCCGACGTGAAGCTGCTCCTCGGCGAGGACGGCAAACCGATCCCGTTCGCCGAGGCGGTCACCAGCGGACTGGGCGTGGGCACCCCGGGCACCCCGGCCACCTGGCAGGAGGCGCTGGACCGCTGGGGCAGCCGCTCGCTGGCCCAGGTGCTCGAACCCGCCGAGCGCCTGGCCCGCGACGGCTTCACCGTGGACGCCACCTTCCGGCAGCAGACCGCCGACAACCGGGACCGGTTCGCGGACTTCCCGGCCAGCGCGGAACTCTTCCTGCCCGGCGGCGAACTCCCCGAGGTCGGCTCCACCCTCCGCAACCCCGACCTGGCCCGCACCTACGCCCTGCTCGGCGAGCGCGGCACCAGGGCCTTCTACCAGGGCGCCCTGGCCCGCGACATCGTACGGACGGTACAGCGTCCGCCGGTGCGCCCCGGCGCCTCCCGGGTGGTCCGCCCCGGCGACCTGACCCTGCGCGACCTGCGCGGGTACCGGACCAAGCACCAGGCACCGACCCGCACCGGCTACCGCGGCCTCGACGTGTACGGCATGGCGCCCTCCTCCTCCGGCGGTACCACCGTCGCGGAGGCGCTCAACATCCTGGAGCGCGGCGACCTGTCACGCCTGGACGAGAGCACGTTCCTGCACCGCTACATCGAGGCGAGCCGGATCTCCTTCGCCGACCGCGGGCGCTGGGTCGGCGACCCGGCCTTCGAGGACGTGCCCACCCGGGGGCTGCTCTCCCAGCGGTTCGCCGACTCCCGGGCCTGCCTGATCAAGGACGACGCGGTCCTCACCAGCCCGCTGCCGCCCGGTGACCCCACCCGGCCGTCCGGCGGTGACTGCACCGTCCGCGGCACCGCCACCCCCACGCCGTACGAGGGGGAGAACACCACCCATCTGACGGTGGCCGACAAGTGGGGCAACGTGGTCGCGTACACCCTCACCATCGAGCAGACCGGTGGCAGCGGCATCACCGTGCCCGGCCGGGGCTTCCTGCTCAACAACGAGCTGACGGACTTCTCGTTCGCCCCGGCCGACCCCGCCGTGCACGACCCGAACCTGCCGGGGCCGGGCAAGCGGCCCCGCTCGTCGATGTCCCCGACCATCGTGCTCGACCACGGCCGGCCGGTCCTCGCCCTCGGGTCGCCCGGCGGTTCCACCATCATCACCACGGTGCTGCAGACCCTCGTCAACCACCTCGACCGCGGCATGCCGCTGGTGGACGCGATCGCCGCACCGCGCGCCAGCCAGCGCAACTCGGCGACGACCGAGCTGGAGCCGGGACTGTGGAACAGCCCGGTGCGGGCCCGGCTGGAGGCGCTGGGGCACACCTTCAGGCAGAACCCGGAGATCGGCGCGGCCACCGGGGTCCAGCGGCTGCCGGACGGCCGGTGGCTCGCCGCCGCCGAGACGGTACGGCGCGGCGGCGGGTCGGCGATGGTGGTCCGGCCGTCCGGCGGCACCGGCTGA
- a CDS encoding amino acid ABC transporter ATP-binding protein, with product MAVDPLIELRDVNKYFGTLHVLRDINLTVDRGEVVVVIGPSGSGKSTLCRAINRLETIQSGRITVDGEPLPEEGRALAALRSEVGMVFQSFNLFAHKTVLDNVMLAQLKVRKRRKDEAERRARELLDRVGLAAHATKYPAQLSGGQQQRVAIARALAMDPKVMLFDEPTSALDPEMINEVLEVMRQLARDGMTMVVVTHEMGFARSAANRVVFMADGAIVEDRAPEEFFTAPRSDRARDFLSKILKH from the coding sequence ATGGCCGTCGATCCGTTGATCGAGCTGCGTGACGTCAACAAGTACTTCGGCACCCTGCATGTGCTGAGGGACATCAACCTCACCGTGGACCGCGGGGAGGTGGTGGTGGTCATCGGTCCCTCCGGGTCGGGGAAGTCCACGCTGTGCCGCGCGATCAACCGGCTGGAGACCATCCAGTCCGGGCGGATCACCGTGGACGGCGAGCCGCTGCCGGAGGAGGGACGGGCGCTGGCCGCGCTGCGCTCCGAGGTCGGCATGGTCTTCCAGTCCTTCAACCTCTTCGCGCACAAGACCGTGCTGGACAACGTGATGCTGGCCCAGCTGAAGGTGCGCAAGCGCCGCAAGGACGAGGCCGAGCGGCGCGCCCGGGAGCTGCTGGACCGGGTCGGACTGGCCGCCCATGCCACCAAGTACCCCGCCCAGCTCTCCGGCGGCCAGCAGCAGCGGGTGGCCATCGCCCGGGCGCTGGCGATGGACCCCAAGGTGATGCTCTTCGACGAGCCGACCTCCGCGCTCGACCCGGAAATGATCAACGAGGTGCTGGAGGTCATGCGGCAACTGGCCCGGGACGGCATGACCATGGTCGTCGTCACCCACGAGATGGGCTTCGCCCGCTCCGCCGCCAACCGGGTCGTCTTCATGGCCGACGGCGCGATCGTGGAGGACCGGGCGCCGGAGGAGTTCTTCACGGCGCCGCGCAGCGACCGCGCCCGGGACTTCCTGTCCAAGATCCTCAAGCACTGA
- a CDS encoding nitrilase-related carbon-nitrogen hydrolase yields MAEIVRAALVQATWTGDTESMIAKHEEHARAAAAQGARVIGFQEVFNAPYFCQVQDPEHYRWAEPVPDGPTVRRMCDLARETGMVVVAPVFEVEQPGFYYNTAAVIDADGSYLGKYRKHHIPQLKGFWEKYYFRPGNAGWPVFDTAAGRIGVYICYDRHFPEGWRRLGLGGAQLVYNPSATSRGLSAHLWQLEQPAAAVANAYYIAAINRVGREEYGDNDFYGTSYFVDPRGQTVGGTASDQEEELLVRDLDLGLIDEVRQQWAFYRDRRPDAYEGLVRP; encoded by the coding sequence ATGGCCGAGATTGTCCGTGCAGCACTGGTCCAGGCGACCTGGACCGGCGATACCGAGTCGATGATCGCCAAACACGAGGAGCACGCCCGGGCCGCGGCGGCGCAGGGCGCCCGGGTGATCGGCTTCCAGGAAGTCTTCAACGCCCCGTACTTCTGCCAGGTCCAGGACCCGGAGCACTACCGCTGGGCGGAGCCCGTCCCCGACGGCCCGACCGTACGCCGGATGTGCGACCTCGCCCGGGAGACCGGCATGGTGGTGGTGGCGCCGGTGTTCGAGGTGGAGCAGCCGGGGTTCTACTACAACACCGCGGCGGTCATCGACGCCGACGGCAGCTACCTCGGCAAGTACCGCAAGCACCACATCCCGCAGCTCAAGGGGTTCTGGGAGAAGTACTACTTCCGGCCGGGGAACGCCGGCTGGCCGGTCTTCGACACCGCCGCCGGGCGGATCGGCGTCTACATCTGCTACGACCGGCACTTCCCGGAGGGCTGGCGCCGGCTCGGTCTGGGCGGGGCGCAGCTGGTCTACAACCCGTCCGCCACCTCGCGGGGCCTGTCCGCCCACCTGTGGCAGCTGGAGCAGCCCGCCGCCGCGGTCGCCAACGCCTACTACATCGCCGCGATCAACCGGGTGGGCCGCGAGGAGTACGGGGACAACGACTTCTACGGCACCTCGTACTTCGTCGACCCGCGCGGGCAGACCGTCGGCGGGACCGCCTCCGACCAGGAGGAAGAGCTCCTCGTCCGGGACCTCGACCTGGGTCTGATCGACGAGGTGCGGCAGCAGTGGGCGTTCTACCGCGACCGCCGCCCCGACGCGTACGAGGGGCTGGTGCGGCCGTGA